One Ignavibacteriota bacterium DNA segment encodes these proteins:
- the cooS gene encoding anaerobic carbon-monoxide dehydrogenase catalytic subunit — MKAETNTHGVWDVATAEMLVKADNDCIDTCFSRMETQKNQCRFGKEGLCCRICHMGPCKITPKSPLGVCGADADTIVARNFLREVTGGTSAHSDHGRHLILRLKKVAEGKGNGYQIKDEKALRYAAGLYDIEEQGRSANDVALDLANLFIAEMTSQEEILKTLSLAPDKQQSIWKRRHVQPLGIDRTVVESMHRTTMGVDHDYRNILMHAFRTALADGWGGSRMAVIASDILFGTPSPVRSKSNLGILQENTVNILVHGHEPELSEMLAVAVQDPGIIRDAKEAGAEGITLAGICCTANEILMRHGIPVAGNFLQQELAIITGAVEMMITDVQCCMPSLPDIAQAYHTLIVSTSEIAQTIGSVHHVFKEDDGLESARSIVRRAIENYKNRDPKKVSIPSASKPLVAGFSVDAIKYMLGGRFRASFRPLNDAIIQGRIKGLVGIVGCSNPKGPLEYYVNTLTKRLIESNVLVLKTGCAAIASAKEGMLLPETALEHAGQGLREVCEAVGIPPVLHMGSCVDNARILEAATEVVLEGGLGDDLSQIPAVGVAPEWMSEKAIAIGCYFVASGVDVILGHPFHVAGSENVTRFLTGEATELFGGSFHVCPDPDEAFVKIMALLDASREKLGINKKAERKLYDMKDRRELDV; from the coding sequence ATGAAAGCCGAAACGAACACGCATGGAGTATGGGATGTTGCTACTGCCGAGATGCTTGTCAAGGCGGACAACGACTGCATCGATACCTGCTTCTCCCGCATGGAGACGCAGAAGAATCAGTGCCGGTTCGGCAAGGAGGGGTTGTGCTGCCGCATCTGTCACATGGGCCCCTGCAAGATCACACCGAAGTCGCCCCTGGGAGTGTGCGGTGCTGATGCCGATACGATCGTCGCGCGGAACTTCCTGCGTGAAGTGACAGGTGGTACCTCCGCTCATTCCGATCATGGCCGGCATTTGATCCTCCGGCTGAAGAAGGTCGCCGAAGGGAAGGGGAATGGCTATCAGATCAAGGACGAAAAGGCGCTCCGCTACGCCGCGGGCTTGTATGATATCGAAGAACAGGGCCGGAGTGCGAACGATGTGGCGCTGGACCTTGCGAATCTGTTCATCGCAGAGATGACCTCCCAGGAAGAGATCCTCAAGACCCTGTCGCTCGCTCCGGACAAGCAACAGAGCATCTGGAAGCGCCGGCACGTGCAGCCGCTCGGCATCGACCGCACCGTGGTCGAGTCCATGCATCGCACCACGATGGGCGTCGATCATGACTACCGGAACATCCTGATGCATGCATTCCGGACGGCCCTCGCCGACGGATGGGGCGGTTCCCGCATGGCGGTGATCGCCTCGGACATTCTGTTCGGTACGCCCTCACCCGTCCGTAGCAAGTCCAACCTGGGCATCCTGCAGGAGAACACGGTCAACATCCTGGTCCATGGCCACGAACCGGAGCTTTCCGAGATGCTTGCGGTGGCTGTGCAGGATCCCGGGATCATCAGGGATGCGAAAGAAGCCGGAGCGGAAGGGATCACGCTGGCCGGCATTTGCTGCACCGCCAATGAGATCCTGATGCGGCATGGGATCCCCGTGGCAGGCAACTTCCTGCAGCAGGAACTGGCGATCATCACCGGAGCGGTGGAGATGATGATCACGGATGTGCAGTGCTGCATGCCGAGTTTGCCCGACATAGCGCAGGCCTATCACACGCTGATCGTCTCTACTTCCGAGATCGCACAGACGATCGGATCGGTGCACCATGTCTTCAAGGAGGATGACGGGCTCGAATCCGCACGATCGATCGTGCGTCGTGCGATCGAGAACTACAAGAACCGCGATCCGAAGAAGGTGAGCATTCCGTCCGCATCAAAGCCTCTGGTTGCCGGGTTCAGCGTCGATGCGATCAAGTACATGCTGGGAGGGCGCTTCAGGGCATCGTTCCGTCCCCTGAACGACGCCATCATTCAGGGACGCATCAAGGGGCTGGTGGGCATCGTTGGGTGCAGCAACCCCAAGGGGCCGTTGGAATACTATGTGAACACACTCACGAAGCGGTTGATCGAGAGCAATGTGCTTGTCCTGAAGACGGGATGTGCCGCGATCGCATCCGCCAAAGAAGGGATGCTCCTGCCGGAGACCGCTCTGGAGCACGCGGGGCAGGGGTTGCGTGAAGTGTGCGAGGCCGTCGGCATTCCGCCTGTGCTGCACATGGGCAGTTGCGTTGACAATGCGCGTATCCTTGAGGCCGCCACGGAAGTCGTGCTCGAGGGCGGCCTGGGCGATGACCTGTCGCAGATCCCGGCCGTGGGCGTCGCACCCGAGTGGATGAGCGAAAAGGCGATCGCGATCGGGTGCTACTTCGTCGCTTCCGGCGTGGATGTCATCCTGGGGCATCCGTTCCATGTCGCCGGATCGGAGAATGTGACCCGGTTCCTCACGGGGGAGGCCACGGAACTGTTCGGCGGTTCGTTCCATGTGTGTCCCGACCCGGACGAAGCGTTCGTGAAGATCATGGCATTGCTCGACGCTTCCAGGGAGAAACTGGGGATCAACAAGAAGGCGGAACGCAAGTTGTACGATATGAAAGACAGGAGAGAATTGGATGTCTAA
- a CDS encoding AAA family ATPase — translation MTGGKPDNFLIAVTGKGGVGKTTLAALVIHCLIRGNRRPVLAVDADPNMCLNLALGVDVGKTVGGVREEAREAAGKGLATGVAKQQLLEMKIAESLVEGDDFDLIAMGRPEGPGCYCYSNNVLKSVLGQIAAQYPYVVLDNEAGLENLSRRLVQRVDLLMIVADPSQQGLETIRRIHALAVEMEIRFEKLVVVINRVRRDIRAEQLATIRSATHADDVVILPDDDEIAEFSEKGTSLLLLSEGNTVVQRLDALLATYCHTPLHGQGS, via the coding sequence GTGACAGGAGGGAAGCCTGACAATTTTCTGATCGCTGTCACCGGAAAGGGCGGAGTAGGCAAGACCACGCTTGCTGCGCTCGTCATCCATTGCCTCATACGCGGGAATCGCAGGCCGGTCCTTGCCGTCGACGCTGATCCCAACATGTGCCTCAATCTGGCACTGGGAGTTGACGTCGGGAAGACCGTGGGAGGTGTGCGCGAAGAGGCGCGTGAAGCCGCAGGCAAGGGGCTGGCCACCGGCGTCGCGAAACAACAACTCCTGGAGATGAAGATCGCGGAGAGCCTTGTGGAAGGCGATGATTTTGATCTCATCGCCATGGGGCGACCGGAAGGTCCCGGGTGTTACTGCTACTCCAACAACGTGCTCAAATCGGTCCTGGGCCAGATCGCAGCGCAGTATCCGTATGTGGTCCTCGACAATGAAGCAGGATTGGAGAATCTGTCGCGCCGCCTCGTCCAACGGGTGGATCTGCTCATGATCGTTGCAGATCCCTCCCAGCAGGGCCTGGAGACCATCCGGCGCATCCATGCGCTTGCCGTTGAAATGGAGATCCGCTTTGAGAAGCTGGTGGTCGTCATCAACCGCGTGCGACGGGATATCCGGGCGGAGCAGCTCGCAACGATACGATCGGCAACGCATGCGGACGATGTCGTGATCCTCCCTGATGATGACGAGATCGCGGAGTTCTCTGAAAAGGGTACTTCTCTTCTGCTGCTGTCAGAGGGCAATACGGTCGTGCAACGACTGGACGCCCTGCTGGCCACGTACTGCCACACACCCTTGCATGGACAAGGGTCATGA
- a CDS encoding carbon monoxide dehydrogenase, which produces MLALLLARGGKRVLAVDADPDANLASALGIPATMQRGIVPISQQIALIEERTGAKVKSYGQMFKLNPDVADVAERCAFMYENVALLVLGAIEKGGTGCACPESVFIRALVSDLILQQGDALIMDMEAGVEHLGRATVRGVDAMILVVEPGLRAIECANRCITMSADIGLTRIKIVANKVTGPDDERFIREAFPLHELLGSIPYSGLIGAADRRGESVLNVLDEHLLGIFTGILEKVTA; this is translated from the coding sequence GTGCTGGCACTCTTGCTGGCCCGGGGCGGGAAACGCGTGCTCGCCGTTGATGCGGATCCGGATGCGAATCTCGCCTCGGCTCTGGGCATCCCGGCCACCATGCAGCGGGGGATCGTGCCCATCTCCCAGCAGATCGCGCTGATCGAAGAACGGACCGGCGCGAAAGTGAAAAGCTATGGCCAGATGTTCAAGCTGAATCCGGACGTTGCGGATGTCGCAGAGCGCTGCGCATTCATGTACGAGAACGTGGCCCTGCTTGTGCTCGGTGCCATCGAGAAGGGCGGGACCGGCTGCGCGTGTCCCGAAAGTGTCTTCATCCGTGCGCTGGTTTCCGATCTGATCCTGCAACAGGGCGATGCCCTGATCATGGATATGGAAGCCGGAGTGGAACACCTGGGGCGTGCGACCGTTCGCGGGGTTGATGCGATGATCCTCGTGGTCGAGCCTGGCCTGCGGGCGATCGAATGCGCGAACAGATGCATCACCATGTCCGCGGATATCGGATTGACACGCATCAAGATCGTGGCCAACAAGGTGACGGGTCCTGACGATGAACGTTTCATCCGCGAGGCGTTCCCGTTGCATGAACTACTGGGATCGATCCCGTATTCCGGGCTGATCGGTGCTGCCGACCGCCGGGGTGAATCGGTGCTGAACGTTCTGGACGAGCATCTGCTCGGCATATTCACGGGCATTCTTGAGAAGGTGACCGCGTGA
- a CDS encoding MFS transporter, giving the protein MASYLDAGSIVALGAGLALFQAYLGLSSTAVGALAAIGPNALGCALGSVIGGRLGDRLGRKRIYQYDLLVYAAGILCIALAVNREMLFAGTFVVGVAVGADVPTSLALVGEIAPAKARGKLLGLTQVAWSIGPVIVLLMAAALAPLELLGIRIVFLHLFVAAIVTWALRQGLAESARWKSASRSGRMLVRNLFSGANLWALLWTGSIYLFWALAAGTSGIFYPYIIRTLNAGDQAASVAVTSIGFLASILFTTTIFMRFSDRDHATRKRLWGIGAVAQTAAFGLFLVLPFSIPVIIANIVLCAFGGSLAGEAFYKVFSQELFPTLLRGTAQGLTFGVARTMLGIWSFFVPTLADAGFRPVAALLMVFLAISGGIGFWFMPDTSGKTLEQIASERGG; this is encoded by the coding sequence ATGGCGTCCTATCTTGATGCGGGGTCGATCGTCGCGCTGGGCGCGGGGCTTGCGTTGTTTCAGGCGTATCTTGGCCTGAGCTCCACGGCCGTGGGGGCTCTTGCTGCGATCGGCCCCAATGCACTGGGTTGTGCCCTCGGATCGGTGATAGGTGGGCGTCTTGGTGATCGGCTCGGGCGCAAGCGCATCTATCAGTACGACCTGCTCGTCTACGCGGCCGGGATCCTCTGCATTGCACTGGCCGTGAATCGTGAGATGCTGTTCGCCGGAACGTTTGTTGTCGGCGTCGCCGTGGGCGCCGATGTTCCCACCTCACTTGCCTTGGTAGGTGAAATAGCGCCCGCGAAAGCCCGCGGCAAACTCCTTGGCCTGACGCAGGTTGCGTGGTCGATCGGCCCGGTCATCGTCCTGCTGATGGCAGCGGCATTGGCTCCGCTCGAATTGCTCGGCATTCGCATCGTCTTCCTGCATCTCTTTGTGGCGGCGATCGTGACGTGGGCACTGCGCCAGGGGCTCGCAGAATCTGCTCGCTGGAAGTCCGCGTCGCGATCCGGCCGTATGCTGGTCCGGAATCTCTTCTCGGGTGCGAACTTGTGGGCGTTGCTCTGGACGGGGTCGATCTACCTGTTCTGGGCTCTCGCTGCGGGAACATCCGGGATCTTCTACCCCTACATCATCCGGACGCTCAACGCCGGCGATCAGGCCGCAAGTGTGGCGGTCACAAGCATTGGGTTTCTCGCTTCGATCCTGTTCACCACCACGATCTTCATGCGGTTCTCCGACCGCGATCATGCGACGCGCAAACGCCTGTGGGGGATCGGGGCCGTAGCCCAGACGGCTGCGTTCGGGCTCTTCCTCGTGCTGCCGTTCAGCATCCCTGTCATCATCGCCAACATCGTGCTGTGTGCGTTCGGTGGGTCGCTGGCCGGTGAGGCGTTCTATAAAGTGTTCAGCCAGGAACTGTTTCCCACTCTTCTGCGAGGGACCGCGCAGGGCCTGACGTTTGGCGTCGCCCGCACGATGCTGGGGATCTGGAGTTTCTTCGTGCCGACGCTTGCAGATGCCGGCTTTCGTCCCGTGGCAGCACTCTTGATGGTGTTCCTGGCGATCAGCGGCGGGATCGGTTTCTGGTTCATGCCTGATACTTCGGGCAAGACGTTGGAGCAGATCGCATCAGAGCGGGGGGGATGA
- a CDS encoding carboxylesterase family protein, producing MNPVLTIEGGNVVGVVTPTKGIVAYKGIPFAAPPVGDLRWKEPQPVVAWKGTRVADTYGAAAKQVTWDPQSFYGKEWRASGSVPFSEDCLYLNIWTPAAGQADKKLPVAMWIHGGGFREGFAFEPEMDGGEEWATHGVILVSVTYRLGVLGFLSHPLLSAESPHGVSGNYGLLDQIAALKWIHKNIRQFGGDPNNITVFGQSAGAGSVQALCASPLSRQLISHAISMSGGGLGKFRMGSTDFDTVQLANKALMDFGNKTTLKDMRALSFEELLKLSNDYAAATKKTIFFGPIVDHYVSEGSFDDVARAGKIADVPYMFGYTANDLFDMTKAVVDFCALRAETSSRPAYAYVFSRQLPGDSSGAFHSADLWYVFHSFRYSWRPFTAGDHALSTKMIGYWTNFAKWGNPNGAEDGIWTSYSARDPKLMELNVDGNDADCTMTSSPKYRGSTFKWR from the coding sequence GTGAATCCTGTGCTGACCATCGAAGGCGGAAACGTCGTGGGGGTGGTGACCCCAACGAAAGGTATAGTCGCGTACAAAGGGATCCCGTTTGCGGCTCCTCCGGTTGGCGACCTGCGTTGGAAGGAACCGCAACCGGTCGTGGCCTGGAAAGGAACACGAGTGGCAGACACGTACGGTGCCGCCGCCAAGCAGGTAACATGGGACCCGCAAAGTTTCTATGGCAAAGAATGGCGTGCCAGCGGTTCCGTCCCGTTCAGTGAGGACTGCCTCTATCTCAATATCTGGACGCCCGCTGCAGGCCAAGCGGACAAGAAGCTCCCTGTGGCAATGTGGATACATGGTGGCGGTTTTCGTGAAGGCTTTGCCTTTGAACCGGAAATGGACGGCGGTGAGGAATGGGCGACGCACGGCGTCATTCTGGTGTCGGTAACGTACCGCCTCGGCGTTCTTGGGTTCCTCTCACACCCGCTACTGTCGGCCGAAAGTCCACATGGCGTATCGGGCAACTATGGGCTCCTTGACCAGATCGCAGCGCTGAAGTGGATCCATAAGAACATCAGGCAATTTGGCGGTGATCCCAACAACATAACGGTCTTTGGTCAGAGTGCAGGTGCAGGGAGCGTTCAGGCACTGTGCGCATCCCCGCTGTCGAGACAATTGATCAGTCATGCCATAAGCATGAGCGGCGGGGGCCTGGGCAAGTTTCGGATGGGGAGTACGGATTTTGACACTGTCCAGTTGGCAAACAAGGCCTTGATGGATTTTGGGAACAAGACAACGCTGAAGGATATGCGTGCGCTTTCGTTTGAAGAGCTTCTCAAGCTGTCCAATGACTATGCAGCAGCAACGAAGAAGACCATCTTCTTTGGCCCCATCGTCGATCATTACGTGTCGGAAGGTTCCTTCGATGATGTGGCAAGAGCAGGGAAGATCGCCGACGTTCCATACATGTTTGGGTACACTGCTAACGACTTGTTCGACATGACGAAAGCGGTTGTGGACTTCTGCGCCCTGCGTGCCGAAACGAGCAGTAGGCCGGCGTATGCGTATGTGTTTTCCCGCCAACTACCAGGGGATTCCAGCGGCGCATTCCACTCTGCTGACCTGTGGTATGTCTTCCATTCGTTCAGATACAGCTGGCGTCCATTCACAGCCGGCGACCATGCATTGAGCACTAAGATGATCGGGTACTGGACGAACTTCGCGAAATGGGGCAATCCCAATGGCGCAGAAGATGGCATCTGGACATCGTACTCTGCCCGGGACCCAAAGCTCATGGAATTGAATGTGGATGGAAACGATGCAGACTGCACAATGACCAGCTCTCCCAAGTACCGAGGCAGTACATTCAAGTGGCGGTGA
- a CDS encoding family 43 glycosylhydrolase, whose amino-acid sequence MKFRIVAVIGLALLSSRLTGWAQALNGQPYIHDPSTIAQCDGKYYTFGTGGGGLISVDGWTWNPGAERPGGGLAPDVIHIGDRYYVSYAKGGGGLAGGHASNVYVMWTRSLDPKSPDFGFKDETLVASSDGIEDCDAIDPAFLLDPTDGRLWLTYGTYFGFIRIVELDPTTGMRMPGNKPVNIAIDCEASAMMYRDGWYYLLGTHGTCCDGANSTYNIVVGRSKKITGPYRDNMGQDMLKGGGKFVVGASGRFVGAGHFGHMVLDACVERFSCHYEADLDRSGFSVLDIRPLLWRDGWPVAGDNFRGGVFEIQSERSGFALELAVDFVRMPRIWRGPAGGPGPGTPPPAPQPSGTNPPTPPPPGGGFPMIPGFFNRVPDGPLVSIPAQSLDSVARGWPSGTIDIRIGDFMSRPHQTWSITPVADAGGYPGAPYFKITIAGTDRALAATADAELVAVPGFTGAPEQLWRIDQLTDGTYRIMPKLVPQSKEQFVLTAVGTSTVTLAPFDPRSDVSRWNFKTP is encoded by the coding sequence ATGAAATTCAGAATTGTGGCAGTCATCGGTCTTGCTCTTCTCTCGTCCCGCCTGACGGGCTGGGCCCAGGCGTTGAACGGTCAGCCGTATATTCACGATCCTTCGACCATCGCCCAATGCGACGGCAAGTACTATACCTTTGGCACCGGTGGCGGCGGCCTGATCTCCGTCGATGGCTGGACGTGGAACCCCGGCGCTGAGCGCCCCGGCGGCGGATTGGCACCCGATGTCATCCACATTGGGGATCGCTACTACGTTTCCTATGCGAAGGGGGGCGGAGGACTCGCAGGCGGGCATGCGAGCAATGTGTACGTTATGTGGACCAGGAGTCTTGATCCCAAATCTCCCGACTTTGGATTCAAGGACGAGACACTTGTTGCTTCCTCTGACGGGATCGAAGACTGTGATGCCATCGATCCGGCATTCCTTCTCGATCCCACCGACGGACGGCTGTGGCTGACGTACGGAACATACTTTGGGTTCATTCGCATCGTTGAGCTCGACCCCACAACAGGCATGCGCATGCCTGGCAACAAACCGGTAAATATTGCGATCGACTGCGAAGCGAGCGCCATGATGTATCGCGATGGATGGTATTACCTTCTGGGCACGCACGGCACCTGCTGCGACGGCGCGAACTCCACGTACAACATCGTGGTGGGTCGCTCAAAGAAGATCACCGGCCCCTACCGGGACAACATGGGGCAGGACATGCTCAAGGGGGGAGGCAAATTTGTTGTCGGAGCGAGTGGCCGGTTTGTGGGTGCGGGCCATTTTGGACATATGGTCCTGGATGCATGTGTGGAAAGATTCTCATGCCACTACGAAGCCGACCTCGATCGCAGCGGCTTCAGCGTGCTCGACATTCGCCCACTGCTCTGGAGAGATGGCTGGCCCGTCGCCGGTGACAACTTCAGGGGCGGTGTGTTTGAGATTCAGTCTGAGCGGAGCGGATTTGCACTGGAACTTGCCGTGGATTTCGTTCGCATGCCGCGCATCTGGCGCGGACCCGCTGGCGGCCCCGGTCCGGGAACTCCGCCCCCGGCTCCTCAACCATCGGGAACCAATCCGCCAACCCCTCCGCCCCCGGGTGGGGGCTTCCCGATGATCCCTGGTTTCTTCAATCGGGTCCCAGATGGACCACTGGTTTCCATTCCTGCCCAGAGTCTCGATTCGGTGGCCAGGGGCTGGCCGTCCGGCACCATCGACATCAGAATAGGCGATTTCATGTCCCGGCCGCATCAGACATGGTCGATCACTCCGGTCGCCGATGCCGGTGGATATCCCGGTGCACCGTATTTCAAGATCACGATCGCGGGAACAGATCGCGCTCTGGCGGCTACCGCCGATGCTGAACTCGTGGCGGTTCCGGGATTTACCGGAGCACCTGAACAACTCTGGCGGATCGATCAGCTGACGGACGGTACATATCGCATCATGCCCAAACTCGTTCCCCAGTCAAAAGAACAGTTCGTGTTGACCGCAGTGGGGACCAGTACGGTCACGCTTGCACCTTTCGATCCCAGAAGTGACGTCTCGCGCTGGAATTTCAAGACGCCTTGA
- a CDS encoding acetylxylan esterase codes for MLCTFILLVCDVVYVLAQGVSPASGGLGHLPAAVDTARSIAPFFTQAQATPGVPDADGFIQRWLLLEPINKPNRGNTVFTDSYIRRNLDTAYFPGQFATFPRNGEKVKVGDQELVWHALETSSFNIKLFRFAYGLNKQTYGVVFLAATVIDCPKELKNVRMAVGSNSASMWWLNGKEAVMLSGDRRMVMDDGVSRRLTLNKGRNIIRGAVINGPGMSDFCVRFIDEHGQAVKDLTISLDPRK; via the coding sequence ATGCTCTGCACGTTCATACTTCTGGTATGCGATGTGGTGTACGTCCTTGCCCAGGGTGTGTCTCCCGCCTCCGGGGGGCTCGGGCACCTTCCAGCAGCGGTCGATACCGCTCGCAGTATCGCGCCGTTCTTCACGCAAGCCCAGGCAACCCCCGGGGTTCCCGATGCCGATGGTTTCATCCAGCGCTGGCTCCTTCTCGAGCCGATCAACAAACCGAACCGCGGCAATACTGTCTTCACCGACTCGTATATCCGGAGAAATCTCGATACGGCCTACTTCCCTGGACAGTTCGCGACGTTTCCTCGCAACGGGGAAAAGGTCAAGGTCGGTGATCAGGAACTTGTCTGGCATGCCCTCGAAACCTCCAGTTTCAACATCAAGCTTTTCCGCTTCGCGTACGGACTGAACAAGCAGACATACGGGGTGGTATTCCTGGCTGCCACCGTCATCGATTGTCCCAAAGAACTGAAAAATGTCCGCATGGCAGTGGGATCCAATTCGGCTTCCATGTGGTGGCTCAACGGGAAGGAAGCCGTCATGCTCTCCGGTGACCGTCGCATGGTGATGGACGATGGTGTTTCAAGACGCCTCACACTCAACAAAGGCAGGAACATCATCCGCGGCGCCGTCATCAATGGCCCGGGCATGAGCGATTTCTGCGTCCGCTTCATTGATGAGCACGGCCAGGCGGTCAAGGATCTCACCATATCTCTTGATCCCCGGAAGTAG
- the secG gene encoding preprotein translocase subunit SecG, which translates to MFTLLIVVELVISILLILAVLMQSSKGGGLAGSFGGGNVGVVFGVRRTADFLTRATQILAGVFLVLALVINIFFLPRVSSSGGSVLQQQGQQKTMTPQLPPPQQQAPVQ; encoded by the coding sequence ATGTTCACACTTCTTATTGTGGTTGAGCTGGTCATCAGCATTCTGTTGATCCTTGCGGTACTGATGCAGTCGAGCAAGGGCGGCGGGTTGGCAGGATCATTCGGTGGCGGGAACGTTGGCGTGGTCTTCGGCGTGCGTCGCACGGCGGATTTTCTCACGCGTGCAACGCAGATCCTTGCCGGAGTGTTCCTTGTCCTCGCGCTCGTGATCAACATCTTTTTCCTCCCGCGCGTGTCGTCGAGCGGGGGCAGTGTCCTGCAGCAGCAGGGTCAGCAGAAGACGATGACGCCGCAGCTTCCGCCGCCCCAGCAGCAGGCGCCGGTACAGTAA
- a CDS encoding riboflavin synthase, whose amino-acid sequence MFTGIVQEIGSVAGVVKRAGGIVLSVRAPGAAKELRVDDSVAVSGVCQTVVRCGGDTFEVEAVEETLRKTTLGSLNHGARVNLELALRVGDRLGGHLVQGHVDCVGEIVGVEKRPMSWMVTVGFPEEFARYIIPVGSIAVDGISLTVAAVGQRRFTVSVIPHTLEKTTLVDVAAGRQVNLEFDLVGKYIERLTAGRTGGGGGITGEKLSGWGF is encoded by the coding sequence ATGTTCACGGGTATCGTACAGGAGATAGGTTCTGTCGCCGGGGTGGTGAAGCGTGCGGGGGGCATCGTGCTGAGCGTGCGGGCACCAGGCGCGGCGAAAGAACTCAGGGTCGACGACAGCGTTGCGGTCAGCGGCGTCTGCCAGACCGTCGTGCGCTGCGGCGGCGATACATTCGAGGTGGAGGCCGTGGAGGAGACCCTGCGGAAGACGACGCTGGGATCGCTGAACCATGGTGCAAGGGTGAACCTGGAACTGGCCCTCCGGGTGGGCGACCGTCTGGGCGGGCACCTTGTGCAGGGGCACGTGGATTGTGTGGGGGAGATCGTGGGGGTGGAGAAGAGGCCGATGAGCTGGATGGTGACCGTCGGGTTTCCGGAGGAATTTGCGCGGTACATCATTCCCGTGGGCTCCATTGCCGTTGATGGGATCAGTCTGACGGTGGCCGCGGTAGGGCAGCGCAGATTCACCGTATCGGTGATCCCGCATACATTGGAGAAAACGACCCTTGTGGATGTTGCGGCGGGGAGACAAGTGAATCTGGAGTTCGACCTGGTCGGGAAGTACATCGAGCGGCTGACAGCGGGGAGAACTGGAGGAGGGGGAGGGATAACCGGCGAAAAATTGAGTGGTTGGGGGTTTTAG
- the ribD gene encoding bifunctional diaminohydroxyphosphoribosylaminopyrimidine deaminase/5-amino-6-(5-phosphoribosylamino)uracil reductase RibD, whose amino-acid sequence MSKALDEKFMTAALDLAVQGDRAVSPNPMVGAVLVRGGRIVARGYHRYFGGAHAEVDCLSRYRGDLTGTTMYVTLEPCSHYGKTPPCAQMLASTPIKRFVIAMVDPNPAVSGAGITILRTAGKRVDVGVLGGDAADLNRRFVRAVTRHRPYVHLKVAQTLDGKITKGGGGRDLITGPEARRVVHAMRTDFDAVLIGANTVRVDDPRLTVRDMPGDDPHVVVLDGQLTLSPDARLIRASKKRTVYVIVTPSALRQRRARAVALARAGVQVLAVDATKGRLDLRKVLGVLYDEGIGSLLVEGGADVFGQFVAGGMIDEMSVFIAPVLAPRGVPAFPSGALAAAVSEASYMHTHDAGRDIWLHVMFD is encoded by the coding sequence ATGAGCAAAGCACTTGATGAGAAGTTCATGACGGCCGCTCTCGATCTGGCCGTGCAAGGCGACCGGGCGGTCAGTCCGAACCCGATGGTGGGGGCGGTCCTCGTGCGTGGAGGCCGTATCGTGGCACGAGGGTATCATCGGTACTTCGGTGGGGCGCATGCAGAAGTGGATTGCCTCTCACGCTACCGCGGCGATCTCACCGGCACCACGATGTATGTGACCCTCGAGCCGTGCAGTCATTACGGCAAGACGCCACCCTGTGCACAGATGCTTGCATCGACGCCGATCAAGCGGTTCGTCATTGCGATGGTCGACCCGAACCCGGCGGTCTCCGGTGCGGGTATCACGATCCTCCGCACAGCGGGCAAGCGTGTCGATGTGGGCGTGCTCGGAGGTGACGCTGCGGATCTCAACCGCCGATTCGTCCGGGCCGTTACCCGGCATCGGCCGTATGTTCATCTCAAAGTTGCACAGACGCTGGACGGGAAGATCACGAAGGGGGGTGGTGGCCGGGATCTGATCACCGGGCCGGAAGCCCGCCGTGTCGTGCATGCGATGCGTACCGACTTCGATGCCGTGCTCATCGGGGCGAACACCGTGAGGGTGGATGACCCGCGGCTGACGGTGCGCGACATGCCGGGCGATGATCCCCATGTCGTGGTGCTCGATGGTCAGTTGACTCTCTCTCCTGACGCCCGCTTGATCCGCGCCTCGAAGAAACGCACGGTCTATGTCATTGTGACCCCGTCAGCGTTGCGCCAGCGCCGGGCCCGTGCCGTAGCCCTTGCGCGGGCAGGGGTCCAGGTGCTTGCTGTCGATGCAACGAAAGGGCGGCTCGACCTCCGGAAGGTCCTTGGTGTGCTCTATGATGAAGGCATCGGGTCGCTGCTTGTGGAAGGCGGGGCAGATGTCTTCGGGCAGTTCGTGGCCGGAGGGATGATCGATGAGATGAGTGTCTTCATTGCACCGGTGCTCGCTCCCCGTGGGGTTCCCGCGTTTCCGTCGGGTGCTCTGGCCGCGGCGGTGAGTGAAGCGTCATACATGCACACACACGATGCGGGGCGCGATATCTGGCTCCATGTGATGTTTGATTGA